Proteins encoded by one window of Geobacter sp. DSM 9736:
- a CDS encoding DNA translocase FtsK: protein MEPQIDKKHKLASEIKGMGLGAAGLFLLIALASFHIDDLSFNSYSSETQIRNYGGYVGAQLADLLFQLWGVAGYLVPFALLYLAYRMLRFKEIRWLAYKFCAFIGLLVAVSSLFAFNIQFTEIFGQRVPTGGVVGFKTSDILKSYLGISGALLLLLPMLAASIMVLSRFSFVLYADWWINVLGDRWERYREKRALNRELLEKEPRPAGAAAPVIKPLPVTVPVPEKKKEKEKKRENEKIAPVQEAFEFIRADGSFRTPPLSLLDAPPAAERRVDREALTMNARLLEKKLKDFGVEGEVVEICPGPVVTMYEFAPGPGIKVSRIAGLADDLSMALQALSIRIVAPIPGKGVVGIELPNRDREMVALREILATDEFHTGKMKLPLALGKDIAGAPLVTDLARMPHLLVAGATGSGKSVSINTMILSLLYTATPRDVRIIMVDPKMLELSVYEGIPHLLLPVVTNPKKASLALRWAVEEMGRRYRLMADKGVRNIDSYNKQLEREEKELAENRARDTVVVDEVEDPTDEEAAAIEEFLDKEEELEHGHLPYIVVIVDELADLMMVAGREIEESIARLAQMARAAGIHLILATQRPSVDVITGLIKANFPARISFQVSSKTDSRTILDCNGAEALLGMGDMLFLPPGTAKLMRSHGAFVSDAEVQRVVEFLKKQGKPVYDKRILEMKESDTKGGGAEDEEDDPQYDSAVALVAEARQASISMIQRRLRIGYNRAARIIEKMEQEGIVGPSDGTSKPREVFINKL, encoded by the coding sequence ATGGAACCTCAGATCGACAAAAAACATAAGCTTGCAAGCGAGATCAAGGGTATGGGACTTGGTGCCGCCGGGCTCTTTCTCTTGATCGCCCTCGCTTCATTCCACATCGACGACCTCTCCTTCAACAGTTATTCCTCGGAGACGCAAATCCGCAACTATGGAGGCTACGTGGGTGCGCAGCTGGCCGACCTGCTCTTCCAGTTATGGGGAGTAGCCGGTTATCTGGTTCCTTTTGCTCTTCTCTACCTGGCATACCGCATGCTCCGGTTCAAGGAGATCAGGTGGCTTGCATACAAATTTTGCGCATTTATCGGACTTCTGGTAGCGGTCAGTTCCCTGTTCGCCTTCAATATCCAGTTCACGGAGATCTTTGGGCAGCGGGTTCCCACCGGTGGAGTGGTTGGATTTAAAACCTCCGATATCCTCAAGAGCTATCTGGGGATCAGCGGGGCGCTGTTGCTCCTGTTGCCGATGCTGGCTGCATCAATCATGGTCCTCTCCCGCTTTTCATTCGTGCTCTACGCCGACTGGTGGATTAACGTCCTCGGCGACCGCTGGGAGAGATACCGTGAAAAACGTGCGCTGAACCGTGAGCTTCTCGAGAAGGAACCGCGTCCTGCCGGGGCTGCTGCCCCGGTCATAAAGCCGCTTCCGGTAACGGTACCGGTGCCCGAGAAAAAGAAGGAGAAGGAAAAGAAGCGGGAGAACGAGAAGATCGCTCCGGTCCAGGAAGCTTTCGAATTCATCCGGGCAGACGGGTCTTTCCGGACTCCTCCGCTTTCGCTTCTCGATGCACCGCCGGCGGCCGAGCGGCGGGTGGACCGGGAAGCTCTCACCATGAACGCCCGGCTCCTGGAGAAGAAGCTGAAGGACTTCGGTGTGGAGGGGGAGGTGGTAGAGATCTGCCCCGGCCCCGTAGTCACCATGTACGAATTCGCCCCCGGCCCCGGGATCAAGGTGAGCCGCATAGCGGGCCTGGCGGATGACCTCTCAATGGCGCTCCAGGCTCTTTCCATCCGCATTGTCGCTCCCATTCCCGGTAAAGGGGTGGTGGGCATAGAGCTTCCCAACCGGGACCGGGAGATGGTTGCCCTGAGGGAGATACTTGCTACCGACGAGTTCCATACCGGCAAAATGAAGCTCCCACTCGCTCTCGGGAAGGATATCGCAGGCGCCCCGCTGGTCACCGATCTCGCACGGATGCCTCACCTGCTTGTTGCCGGCGCTACCGGAAGCGGCAAGTCCGTTTCAATCAATACGATGATCCTGTCGCTTCTCTACACGGCGACGCCCCGCGACGTGCGCATCATCATGGTCGACCCGAAGATGCTTGAACTCTCGGTCTACGAGGGGATCCCCCACCTTCTTCTTCCGGTAGTCACCAATCCGAAGAAGGCATCGCTCGCCCTTCGCTGGGCCGTGGAGGAGATGGGACGCCGCTACAGGCTTATGGCCGACAAAGGTGTCCGGAACATCGACTCCTACAACAAGCAGCTGGAGCGGGAGGAGAAGGAGCTTGCCGAGAACCGCGCGCGGGACACGGTGGTGGTGGACGAAGTTGAGGACCCGACAGATGAGGAAGCTGCTGCAATCGAGGAGTTTCTCGACAAGGAGGAGGAACTGGAGCACGGCCATTTACCATATATAGTGGTAATAGTGGACGAGCTTGCAGACCTCATGATGGTGGCAGGCAGGGAGATAGAGGAGTCCATCGCCCGTCTGGCCCAGATGGCGCGTGCTGCGGGGATACACCTGATCCTCGCCACCCAGCGACCCTCGGTGGACGTAATCACGGGCCTCATCAAGGCAAACTTCCCTGCTAGGATATCCTTCCAGGTCTCTTCCAAGACCGACTCGCGGACAATCCTCGACTGCAACGGCGCCGAGGCGCTCCTGGGGATGGGAGACATGCTATTCCTCCCCCCGGGAACCGCCAAGCTTATGCGCAGCCACGGCGCCTTCGTTTCCGATGCGGAGGTGCAACGGGTGGTGGAGTTCCTCAAGAAGCAGGGGAAGCCGGTTTACGACAAGCGCATCCTCGAAATGAAGGAGAGCGATACAAAAGGGGGAGGCGCCGAGGACGAAGAGGACGACCCCCAATACGATTCCGCCGTGGCCCTTGTTGCCGAGGCGCGCCAGGCTTCCATTTCAATGATCCAGCGCCGCCTTCGGATCGGCTACAACCGCGCCGCCCGAATCATTGAGAAGATGGAGCAGGAAGGCATCGTCGGCCCCTCCGACGGGACGAGCAAGCCGCGGGAAGTGTTCATCAACAAGCTGTAG
- a CDS encoding DUF4258 domain-containing protein, with amino-acid sequence MSDIFKQVLRLVQGGDVRVSDHGYDELAADGLFVRDVISSFADGQVVEEYPDYPKGPCILVLQKNRLGEQMHVVWEIPRGTLSPAVLVTAYRPDPDRWEPGYLRRKK; translated from the coding sequence ATGAGCGATATATTCAAGCAGGTCCTTCGGCTGGTTCAAGGAGGGGACGTCAGGGTTTCGGATCACGGCTACGATGAATTGGCTGCTGACGGCCTTTTTGTAAGAGACGTGATCTCATCTTTTGCAGATGGCCAGGTGGTCGAGGAGTATCCGGATTACCCCAAAGGCCCATGCATTCTGGTCTTGCAAAAGAATCGTCTGGGAGAGCAAATGCATGTGGTGTGGGAAATTCCAAGGGGCACGTTATCTCCGGCTGTGCTCGTCACTGCATACCGGCCAGACCCGGACCGATGGGAGCCGGGTTACCTGAGGAGAAAGAAATGA
- a CDS encoding glycine cleavage system protein R, translating into MNASRTEGLAHFAVTVISKDRPGIVADTAEVLFRLGCNIEDSSCTMLGGDFAMILIISHRKPFSKSLLVEEFRRLHEEKGLAAFVRKLADDEVRYRQPEGELCLVSVYGSDQPGIVYRVTRELANRGINITDLNTKLVGTEEEPVYVLMLEAALQEGISVEDVSALLENLRKELNVEIGVRSITPVSF; encoded by the coding sequence ATGAACGCATCACGTACCGAAGGTCTCGCCCATTTCGCCGTCACCGTCATCAGCAAGGACCGCCCTGGCATCGTTGCCGATACAGCGGAAGTCCTCTTCCGGCTCGGGTGCAATATCGAGGACTCGAGCTGCACCATGCTCGGTGGGGATTTTGCGATGATTCTGATAATTTCCCACCGGAAGCCGTTTTCAAAGTCGCTCCTCGTCGAGGAGTTCCGGCGGCTCCACGAGGAGAAGGGGCTGGCGGCCTTTGTGCGGAAGCTTGCTGACGATGAGGTGCGTTATCGGCAGCCGGAAGGGGAACTCTGCCTTGTTTCCGTCTACGGCTCCGACCAGCCGGGGATCGTATATCGCGTGACCCGGGAGCTGGCGAACCGCGGGATCAACATAACAGACTTGAATACCAAGCTCGTCGGTACAGAGGAAGAGCCGGTGTACGTACTTATGCTCGAAGCGGCCCTGCAGGAAGGTATTTCCGTGGAAGATGTTTCGGCTCTGCTGGAAAATCTGAGGAAGGAGCTTAACGTGGAAATCGGGGTTCGCAGCATCACCCCTGTTTCTTTCTGA
- the def gene encoding peptide deformylase — protein sequence MPVQKILLYPHPLLKKMAHPVPEIDGEISGLIEDLLDTMRGGPGSVGVAAPQIGVSLRVCVVDVSNSKLGKENNHGLLVMINPEITAKEGSAVMREGCMSIPDYTGDVERATNITVTFKDAAGEARIVHASGFEAVAIQHEMDHLDGILFLDRIMSLKTGLFRRKNYK from the coding sequence ATGCCTGTCCAGAAGATCCTTCTCTATCCCCATCCGCTTCTTAAAAAGATGGCTCATCCGGTCCCGGAGATCGACGGTGAAATATCCGGATTGATCGAGGATCTCCTCGATACCATGCGTGGCGGTCCCGGTTCCGTTGGTGTCGCGGCACCACAGATAGGTGTCTCGCTGCGGGTCTGCGTCGTGGACGTTTCCAACAGCAAGCTTGGAAAGGAAAACAACCATGGCCTGCTCGTGATGATCAACCCTGAGATAACCGCCAAGGAGGGGAGTGCAGTGATGCGGGAGGGATGCATGAGCATTCCTGATTACACCGGAGACGTAGAGCGGGCGACGAATATCACCGTTACTTTCAAAGATGCCGCAGGGGAGGCTCGGATAGTGCACGCCTCAGGGTTCGAGGCAGTGGCAATCCAGCACGAGATGGACCATCTCGATGGAATCCTCTTTCTCGACCGTATCATGTCGCTCAAAACCGGGTTGTTCAGGCGGAAGAATTACAAGTAG
- the hemG gene encoding protoporphyrinogen oxidase produces the protein MKKIVVVGGGISGLSTAYLLQKKAEAAGIDIEVTLVEKEERLGGKIWSIRAEGYLCEWGPNGFLDNKPQTLDLCRDLGADRFLLRSNDNARKRFIYSGGILNRLPENGPSFLKSKLISWPGKLRLAMEPFAPKAPEGVDETLAAFGRRRLGDEALRKLIAPMVSGIFAGNPETMSLKSCFPRIAELEREYGGLIKAMVKLAKKKKQEIAEGKAVASAAGPGGILTSFRDGIQSLTDITAENVGSSSLRKGVGAIKLQRGESAPWRLLTEKGELDADAVIFATPAYATADLLAETAADLTAVLREIPYATMTVVCFGFAREKIAHDLNGFGYLIPKEEGMNTLGTLWDSSIFENRAPEGHVLLRSMMGGACFPDYIKLGDEEVTNRVRGDLQTIMGIKSAPDFVRIFRHEKAIPQYVVGHGKRLEALEERGKPYRGLFLTGNSYRGIGLNDCVAAANRTAEEAVEYLRTR, from the coding sequence ATGAAAAAAATAGTCGTGGTCGGAGGAGGCATTTCGGGATTGTCCACCGCCTACCTGCTGCAAAAGAAAGCTGAGGCCGCCGGCATCGACATCGAAGTTACCCTCGTTGAAAAAGAGGAGCGACTCGGTGGAAAGATTTGGAGCATAAGGGCGGAAGGGTATCTCTGTGAATGGGGGCCCAACGGCTTTCTCGACAACAAGCCGCAGACCCTGGACCTGTGCCGGGACCTGGGTGCAGACCGCTTTCTGTTACGCAGCAACGACAATGCCCGTAAGCGTTTCATCTACTCGGGCGGGATACTCAACCGGCTTCCTGAAAACGGTCCGTCATTCCTGAAAAGCAAGCTGATTTCATGGCCTGGAAAGCTCCGCCTGGCCATGGAGCCTTTTGCTCCGAAGGCGCCGGAAGGGGTGGATGAGACTCTGGCCGCCTTCGGCCGGCGGCGGCTTGGTGACGAGGCACTTCGCAAACTGATCGCCCCCATGGTTTCCGGGATCTTTGCCGGGAACCCGGAGACCATGTCTTTGAAATCATGCTTCCCGCGGATCGCAGAGCTTGAAAGGGAGTATGGCGGCCTGATCAAGGCGATGGTGAAACTAGCAAAGAAAAAGAAGCAGGAGATCGCCGAGGGAAAGGCGGTTGCGAGCGCGGCTGGTCCCGGGGGCATTCTCACCTCCTTCCGGGACGGCATCCAGTCCCTCACCGACATAACAGCCGAAAATGTCGGCTCATCTTCTCTCAGGAAGGGAGTGGGCGCCATCAAGCTCCAACGGGGAGAAAGCGCTCCGTGGAGGCTGCTGACGGAGAAAGGCGAACTGGACGCTGATGCCGTCATTTTCGCGACCCCCGCTTACGCCACCGCAGATCTCCTTGCAGAAACTGCTGCAGATCTAACCGCTGTGCTTCGCGAAATACCCTACGCCACCATGACCGTCGTCTGCTTCGGCTTCGCAAGAGAAAAGATCGCTCATGATCTTAACGGCTTCGGATACCTTATTCCCAAAGAAGAAGGAATGAATACCCTAGGCACCCTTTGGGATTCCAGCATTTTCGAAAATCGGGCGCCTGAAGGCCATGTCCTGCTTCGCAGTATGATGGGAGGAGCCTGCTTCCCGGACTATATAAAGCTGGGGGATGAGGAAGTGACGAATCGGGTGAGAGGGGACCTGCAGACGATAATGGGGATCAAGTCGGCCCCTGATTTCGTGCGCATCTTCCGCCACGAGAAAGCGATACCTCAGTACGTCGTCGGGCACGGAAAGCGGCTGGAAGCGCTTGAAGAGCGAGGGAAACCATACCGGGGTCTTTTCCTGACCGGCAACTCGTACCGCGGGATCGGGCTCAACGACTGCGTGGCGGCTGCCAACCGCACCGCCGAAGAGGCAGTGGAGTACCTCAGGACAAGGTGA
- a CDS encoding MarR family winged helix-turn-helix transcriptional regulator, with the protein MENIERIAKLYPAIMHGMSRIRSIVHEGMDLTYNQYKMLLTISDSDSCSLNQLARQLGIAMSSASEMVDRLVQIGLVTRVIDEENRRQVTIFATQKGIEVILELQRGILDNYRTLLEKLPEVEQERLVQAFEMLAEVLGSLEKQD; encoded by the coding sequence ATGGAAAATATCGAACGAATCGCAAAATTGTACCCTGCAATCATGCACGGCATGAGTCGCATACGCAGCATCGTCCATGAGGGGATGGACCTGACCTACAATCAGTACAAAATGCTGCTGACAATCTCCGACAGTGACAGCTGTTCACTGAACCAGCTCGCCCGCCAACTGGGCATAGCCATGAGTTCTGCCAGCGAGATGGTTGACCGGCTCGTGCAGATAGGGCTCGTGACCCGTGTCATTGATGAGGAAAACCGGCGACAGGTAACGATATTCGCCACGCAAAAGGGTATTGAAGTGATCCTGGAACTGCAACGGGGTATTCTCGACAACTACAGGACCCTGCTGGAAAAACTGCCTGAAGTGGAACAGGAGCGGCTTGTGCAGGCTTTTGAAATGCTGGCGGAAGTTCTGGGGTCCCTCGAAAAGCAGGATTAA
- a CDS encoding DnaJ C-terminal domain-containing protein produces the protein MAPKDYYQLLGLKKGASAEEIKKAYRKLAVKYHPDKNPGNKEAEERFKEINEAYAVLSDPQKKEQYDQFGSAGFHQRYSQEDIFRGFDVGDIFKDMGFGTDDIFSRIFGGGGGFQQRGGFGFGGRRKGEDFSMEVSIPLRDAFTGCEKRVAFRRNGSREELSVKIPAGVDTGSRLRIPGKGGEGAGGGATGDLFLDIRVTPDPLFAREGDDLVVERRIRFSEAALGTTVEVPTMEGTKRIKVPAGIQPGTKIRLKGFGFPHMGKQGRGDLFVRIGIGVPEQLTAPQRELLEELARKGL, from the coding sequence ATGGCTCCCAAAGACTACTACCAGCTGCTTGGGCTCAAGAAAGGAGCTTCGGCGGAAGAAATAAAGAAGGCTTACCGTAAGCTGGCGGTGAAGTACCATCCGGACAAGAATCCGGGGAACAAGGAAGCGGAGGAGCGCTTCAAGGAGATCAACGAGGCGTATGCGGTCCTCTCAGACCCCCAGAAGAAGGAGCAGTACGATCAGTTCGGATCGGCGGGGTTCCACCAGAGATACTCCCAGGAGGACATCTTTAGAGGGTTCGATGTGGGGGACATCTTCAAGGATATGGGGTTCGGTACGGACGATATCTTCTCGCGCATTTTCGGGGGGGGCGGTGGATTCCAGCAACGTGGCGGCTTCGGTTTCGGTGGAAGAAGGAAAGGTGAAGACTTCAGCATGGAAGTCTCGATTCCGTTGCGTGATGCATTTACCGGGTGCGAAAAGCGGGTCGCTTTTAGGCGTAACGGCAGTCGCGAGGAGCTGTCAGTCAAGATTCCAGCCGGAGTTGACACCGGTTCCCGACTCCGGATTCCTGGCAAGGGTGGAGAGGGAGCAGGAGGGGGGGCGACAGGCGATCTCTTCCTTGACATCAGGGTAACACCTGATCCTCTTTTTGCCCGTGAGGGGGACGACCTTGTAGTTGAACGGCGAATAAGGTTTTCCGAAGCTGCCCTGGGGACTACCGTAGAGGTGCCTACAATGGAGGGGACGAAGCGCATCAAAGTGCCGGCCGGGATTCAGCCGGGTACCAAGATACGCCTTAAAGGCTTCGGATTTCCTCATATGGGGAAACAGGGAAGGGGAGACCTTTTTGTCAGGATCGGAATTGGTGTTCCGGAACAGTTGACCGCCCCGCAGCGTGAACTGCTGGAGGAACTCGCCAGGAAAGGGCTGTAA
- a CDS encoding peptidylprolyl isomerase: MSQEVRSKIQVGEREMMDYYKANQTRFGGEDLFHARQIFFGLGKDPSPQKTKETMAAALNVLNEARSGKDFAELAKKHSTDPRAATDGGDLGTFKRGEMLPEVDEALAGMRPGDISDVIISPAGLHIIKLETRSSAPVKPFEQVKGEIEELLYKKKSDERFNQWLEDLRKNAAIEIRNDEK; encoded by the coding sequence ATGAGCCAGGAGGTGAGGTCCAAGATCCAGGTGGGTGAGCGGGAAATGATGGATTACTACAAAGCCAACCAGACCCGCTTTGGAGGAGAAGACCTCTTCCACGCCCGGCAGATATTCTTCGGGCTGGGGAAGGATCCTTCTCCCCAGAAAACCAAGGAAACCATGGCCGCTGCGTTGAACGTGCTGAATGAGGCCCGAAGCGGAAAGGATTTTGCCGAGCTGGCAAAAAAACACTCGACCGACCCCCGGGCTGCTACGGACGGAGGCGATCTTGGCACCTTCAAGAGAGGGGAGATGTTGCCGGAAGTGGACGAAGCACTCGCCGGCATGCGACCCGGAGATATCAGCGATGTCATAATCTCGCCAGCCGGGCTCCACATCATCAAACTGGAAACCCGTTCCAGCGCTCCCGTCAAACCCTTCGAACAGGTGAAGGGAGAGATCGAGGAGTTGCTATATAAAAAGAAATCGGATGAGCGATTCAATCAGTGGCTTGAAGATTTGAGAAAAAATGCGGCGATAGAGATACGGAATGATGAGAAGTAA
- a CDS encoding peptidylprolyl isomerase, whose protein sequence is MHKKQFMKHIFVALSLMAIAGCGPKTPTADKKEGKSSGKTLAEVNGTIITTEDFNNELDTLPPYLKPMTETAEGKKELIETMVIRELILQQAKKEGVDSSPQVAEKLEELKKRLVVEAYLKKKVEEQAQVSDADMQKFYNENKEKFRSGEQVRASHILVKTEKEAQDILAQLKSGANFDELAKKHSMDAANTKGGDLGWFSKGAMLPEFEKAAFGLKEGETSGVVKTKYGYHIIKVTGKRPAGIRSYDEVKEQLQAALLPTKQQEVFQKLKEDLKKSSKYTIKEDALKELGGAGESSPSPSPKGAQPPAPSGK, encoded by the coding sequence GTGCACAAAAAACAATTCATGAAGCATATCTTCGTTGCCCTTTCCCTTATGGCTATCGCCGGGTGCGGACCCAAGACCCCCACCGCCGACAAAAAGGAAGGCAAATCTTCCGGCAAAACTCTCGCCGAAGTCAACGGCACCATAATCACCACGGAAGACTTCAACAATGAACTTGATACGCTTCCCCCTTACCTGAAGCCGATGACGGAGACGGCCGAAGGAAAGAAGGAGCTGATCGAGACAATGGTTATTCGGGAGCTGATCCTGCAGCAGGCCAAAAAGGAGGGCGTCGATTCGAGCCCGCAGGTTGCCGAAAAGCTGGAAGAGCTCAAGAAACGGCTCGTAGTCGAGGCTTACCTTAAGAAAAAGGTTGAGGAGCAGGCACAGGTCTCCGATGCCGACATGCAGAAGTTCTATAACGAGAACAAGGAGAAATTCCGCAGCGGAGAGCAGGTGCGAGCCAGCCATATCCTCGTGAAAACGGAAAAGGAAGCTCAGGATATCCTGGCCCAGCTGAAAAGCGGCGCCAACTTCGACGAACTTGCGAAAAAGCACTCGATGGATGCAGCCAATACCAAAGGGGGCGATCTCGGCTGGTTCAGTAAGGGAGCGATGCTGCCGGAATTCGAAAAGGCAGCCTTCGGCCTTAAGGAGGGAGAGACTTCCGGGGTCGTGAAAACAAAGTATGGCTATCATATCATCAAGGTCACAGGTAAACGCCCTGCAGGCATCCGCTCTTACGATGAGGTAAAGGAGCAGCTGCAGGCTGCACTGCTGCCGACCAAGCAGCAGGAGGTATTCCAGAAGCTCAAGGAAGACCTGAAAAAGAGCTCCAAGTACACCATCAAGGAAGATGCCCTCAAGGAATTGGGGGGAGCAGGCGAGTCCTCTCCCAGTCCCAGCCCAAAAGGCGCTCAACCACCGGCCCCTTCCGGAAAGTAG